The nucleotide window TTGCCGATGCGGTCGAGCCTCTGGTCAAAGATTTTGCTCACGATTTCTTGTCGGTCAACCCACGATGAAGGGTGGCCTCTGGTCCTTCGCCCCACGATATCCATGGACACACATTGGGGGCATACTGCCCCTCATTGATGGAGGTGTTCATGGCGAAATCGAAGGTGGAACGAGGCCGCTTCTCCTCGCGCAAAAAGGTGGATGCCGTGCTGCGAGTGCTGCGCGGTGAAGATCTGGATCTGGTCTCCCTCGAGCGGGGGCTCACGGCAGCACGGCTCTCCGAGTGGCGGGACCAGTTCCTTGCCGGTGGCCACGTGAGCCTGAAGAGCCGCACCGCCGATGAGCGGGATGCGGAGGTGGGACGGCTCAAGACTCTGGTGGGGGATCTCACCATGCGCTTGGAACTGTCGCGGGAAGCGGTCCAGCGTTTACGGGGTGGCGCCCCTTTGGCCACCGGGAGGTCGACGCGATGAGCCACACCACGTCGCCTTCTGTCCAGCGTCCGTATGGTGTGGTCCGAGTCTGTCAGGAATGGGGGCTGAGTCGGGCCACATTCTATCACCAGCAACGCCAGCGCACACGGTCGCCCCTCACCCCCGCCAAGCGGGGGCCAAAGACCGCCTATCCAGATGAGGAGCTTACGAGCGCGATCCGGACGGTCATCACGGCTTCGCCGGTTCTCGGGGAAGGCCATCGCAAAATCTGGGCGCGCTTGCGGGCGCGCGGCATTCGAGCCTCGAGGCCCCGCGTGCTGCGGCTCATGCGGCAGGCCGGCCTCTTAGCCCCCAGCCGGGCGCCGCGCGTCTTGGGACCACGGGCCCACGACGGCACGATTACGACCGAGAGCCCGAATCAGATGTGGGGCACCGATGCGACCAGCACCGTGACGCAGCAGGATGGGCCCGTCACGGTCTTCATCGGCGTGGATCATTGGACGCTCGAAGGGATCGGCCTCCATGCCGCGACTCGGGCCACGCGCTTCGAGGCGTTGGAGCCGATTCGCCAGGGCGTCGCCAGCAGTTCGGCGCGTTCTCGGCCGGCAGTGCGACGGGCGTGCAGGTGCGGCATGATCATGGCAGTCAAGACATGAGTGACGACGTTCAGGCCGAGCTCCGGTTTCTCGGGATGACATCGAGTCCGGCATTCGTGCGAGCCCCGGAAGGCAATGGCGTCGCGGAATGGTTCATACGGACCCTCAAGGAGCAGGTGCTGTGGGTCCGAACGTTCCAGACGGTCGAAGACCTCCGGCTCGCACTCCACGACTGGCTACGCGTCTATAATCCTATAAACGGCAGTTGAAGCAGCGGCCTGCTCGGGGATAGCCTGGCTGGCAGCGGATTGGGGGCACATTTCTTCGTACGAAGGGTGACCTGGGTTGTCAATAGTGGACGCCATGAGTTGCCGCCTCACGCCGCCAGCTGTTGACGAGCCCACTGCTGGGCAAACACCCTTCTGCGGTGGGGATATACGTGATGTCGGTGACCCAGGTCTCGTTCGGGCGCGTGGCGACAAACGTTTGGGCCAAGACATTCTCCGCCACCGGCAGCGAGTGCTTTGAATCCGTCGTGGTCGTGAACCAGCGCACCTGTTTGCAACGTAGTCTCAGTTTCTTGCGTAGCCGTTTGATGCGTCCGACCCCAGCGGGGAACCCATCCTCACGCAATTCCGCTTGGAGACGTTCCG belongs to Nitrospira sp. and includes:
- a CDS encoding IS3 family transposase; this translates as MSHTTSPSVQRPYGVVRVCQEWGLSRATFYHQQRQRTRSPLTPAKRGPKTAYPDEELTSAIRTVITASPVLGEGHRKIWARLRARGIRASRPRVLRLMRQAGLLAPSRAPRVLGPRAHDGTITTESPNQMWGTDATSTVTQQDGPVTVFIGVDHWTLEGIGLHAATRATRFEALEPIRQGVASSSARSRPAVRRACRCGMIMAVKT
- a CDS encoding integrase core domain-containing protein is translated as MSDDVQAELRFLGMTSSPAFVRAPEGNGVAEWFIRTLKEQVLWVRTFQTVEDLRLALHDWLRVYNPINGS
- a CDS encoding IS3 family transposase — encoded protein: MRTLRPQYPLSVLCRVLEVSRSGYYAWRTRRPSKRAQENARLEVAIQAAHVRTRQTYGPERLQAELREDGFPAGVGRIKRLRKKLRLRCKQVRWFTTTTDSKHSLPVAENVLAQTFVATRPNETWVTDITYIPTAEGCLPSSGLVNSWRREAATHGVHY